From a region of the Theobroma cacao cultivar B97-61/B2 chromosome 8, Criollo_cocoa_genome_V2, whole genome shotgun sequence genome:
- the LOC18592411 gene encoding NAD kinase 2, chloroplastic isoform X2, translating to MDTLCNPLTGECIVSYDFTPEEKPLVEDKIVSVLGCMLSLLNKGREDVLSGRVSIMNNFRMADISVMDDKLPPLALFRSEMKRCCESLHVALENYLTPDDFRSLNVWRKLQRLKNACYDLGFPRKDEHPCHTLFANWQPVCLSTSKEEIESKDCEIAFWRGGQVTEEGLKWLIEKGFKTIVDLRAEIVKDNFYQAAMDDAISSGKVEFVKIPIEVGTAPSMEQVEKFASLVSDFNKKPIYLHSKEGVWRTSAMVSRWRQYMTRFASQFVSNQSMSPSDTPSKAANGSGEMQASSSSEEKLKLQETLNVSHGSNGAHKNEVFSDNDKEDQRICGANNDLVSSQVMTSEEAVDNAEGTMINIFENIDPLKAQIPPCNIFSRKEMSMFLRSKKISPPMYFNHQLKRLETLPFSRETSTRAAWGNKVVHANAKSQLAEAGSSNGLFSATNQSQEHHSTAAGRGKYLNGGSYATSSTKVNGFVEGERYSMTETKAATLDGNFNEHVTSTSFSKRQKSNGKAFSDSNDDELGSIEGDMCASATGVVRVQSRKKAEMFLVRTDGFSCTREKVTESSLAFTHPSTQQQMLMWKSTPKTVLLLKKLGPELMEEAKEVASFLYYQEKMNVLVEPDVHDIFARIPGFGFVQTFYSQDVSDLHERVDFVACLGGDGVILHASNLFRGAVPPVVSFNLGSLGFLTSHTFEDYRQDLMQVIHGNNTADGVYITLRMRLQCEIFRNGKAVPGKVFDVLNEVVVDRGSNPYLSKIECYEHDRLITKVQGDGVIVATPTGSTAYSTAAGGSMVHPNVPCMLFTPICPHSLSFRPVILPDSARLELKIPDDARSNAWVSFDGKRRQQLSRGHSVRISMSQHPLPTVNKSDQTGDWFHSLIRCLNWNERLDQKAL from the exons ATGGACACTTTATGCAATCCATTGACGGGTGAATGTATTGTTTCGTATGATTTCACACCAGAGGAAAAACCATTAGTGGAGGATAAGATTGTGTCTGTGCTTGGTTGCATGCTATCTCTCTTAAACAAAGGAAGAGAGGATGTTCTTTCAGGAAGAGTCTCAATTATGAATAATTTTCGTATGGCAGATATAAGTGTGATGGATGATAAGCTTCCACCACTTGCTCTTTTCCGGAGTGAGATGAAGAGGTGTTGTGAGAGCTTACATGTTGCCCTGGAGAACTATTTGACACCTGATGATTTTCGAAGCCTGAATGTTTGGAGGAAGTTGCAAAGGTTGAAGAATGCTTGTTATGATTTGGGTTTTCCACGCAAGGATGAGCATCCGTGCCATACATTGTTTGCAAACTGGCAACCTGTTTGTTTGTCTACATCTAAAGAAGAGATAGAGTCAAAAGATTGTGAGATAGCATTTTGGAGGGGTGGTCAAGTAACAGAGGAAGGCCTGAAGTGGTTGATTGAAAAGGGATTTAAAACCATTGTTGATCTAAGAGCTGAGATTGttaaggataatttttatCAAGCAGCCATGGATGATGCTATTTCTTCTGGGAAAGTTGAGTTTGTAAAAATTCCAATTGAGGTTGGAACTGCACCATCAATGGAGCAGGTTGAGAAGTTTGCATCTTTGGTTTCAGATTTCAATAAAAAGCCCATCTATCTCCATAGTAAGGAAGGAGTATGGAGAACTTCCGCAATGGTCTCTAGATGGCGGCAGTACATGACTCGCTTTGCATCTCAGTTTGTCTCAAATCAGTCTATGAGTCCCAGTGATACACCTTCAAAAGCTGCAAATGGATCAGGAGAAATGCAGGCATCTTCGAGTTCGGAAGAAAAGCTCAAGTTACAAGAGACATTGAATGTGAGTCATGGTTCAAATGGAGCACATAAGAATGAAGTCTTCTCAGACAATGATAAAGAAGATCAGCGAATTTGTGGGGCCAACAATGACCTTGTTTCCAGCCAAGTTATGACATCAGAGGAAGCAGTTGATAATGCGGAAGGAACTATGATAAACATCTTTGAGAATATTGATCCTCTAAAGGCTCAGATTCCTCCTTGCAATATTTTCTCCAGAAAAGAAATGTCCATGTTTCTGAGAAGTAAAAAGATCTCTCCTCCAATGTATTTCAATCATCAGCTCAAAAGATTAGAAACCCTGCCTTTTTCAAGAGAAACATCTACTAGAGCAGCATGGGGAAACAAGGTGGTTCATGCTAATGCTAAATCCCAGCTTGCAGAGGCAGGAAGTTCCAATGGATTGTTTAGTGCTACAAATCAATCGCAAGAGCATCACAGTACTGCTGCTGGCAGAGGAAAGTACTTGAATGGTGGTAGTTATGCTACCAGTAGCACAAAAGTGAATGGATTTGTTGAAGGGGAAAGGTATTCCATGACTGAAACCAAAGCTGCAACGTTAGATGGGAATTTCAATGAGCATGTTACATCTACCTCGTTTAGCAAGAGACAGAAGAGCAATGGTAAGGCCTTCTCAGATtcaaatgatgatgaattgggATCGATTGAGGGAGACATGTGTGCTTCTGCAACTGGTGTTGTAAGAGTGCAGTCACGAAAGAAAGCAGAGATGTTTTTAGTGCGGACAGATGGGTTCTCCTGTACCAGGGAAAAGGTAACTGAATCCTCCTTGGCCTTCACTCATCCTAGCACCCAGCAACAGATGCTTATGTGGAAGTCTACACCAAAGACTGTATTACTGTTAAAGAAGCTGGGGCCTGAACTAATGGAAGAAGCTAAAGAG GTTGCTTCTTTTTTGTattatcaagaaaaaatgaatGTCCTTGTTGAACCTGATGTCCATGACATATTTGCTAGAATCCCTGGGTTCGGATTTGTCCAAACCTTTTATAGTCAAGATGTCAG TGATCTGCATGAGAGGGTTGATTTTGTGGCATGCTTGGGTGGAGATGGGGTTATATTGCATGCATCAAATTTATTTAGAGGTGCTGTACCACCTGTTGTATCATTTAATCTTGGATCTCTTGGATTTCTCACTTCCCACACT TTTGAAGACTACAGGCAAGACTTGATGCAGGTCATCCATGGTAATAACACGGCAGATGGTGTTTACATAACTCTTAGAATGCGCCTACAGTGTGAAATTTTTCGAAATGGTAAAGCAGTGCCAGGAAAAGTATTTGATGTCCTGAATGAGGTCGTTGTCGATCGTGGTTCTAATCCGTACCTTTCTAAGATTGAATGTTATGAACATGACCGACTTATAACAAAG GTGCAAGGTGATGGAGTCATAGTAGCCACACCTACTGGGAGCACTGCTTACTCTACAGCTGCTGGAGGTTCCATG GTTCATCCAAACGTTCCTTGCATGCTTTTTACACCTATCTGCCCACATTCCCTCTCATTTAGACCAGTTATACTTCCTGATTCTGCAAGGCTTGAATTGAAG ATCCCTGATGATGCTCGTAGTAATGCTTGGGTTTCTTTTGATGGTAAGAGAAGGCAGCAACTCTCACGAGGACATTCTGTCAGAATATCTATGAGCCAGCACCCCCTTCCAACTGTTAATAAATCTGATCAAACAGGTGATTGGTTCCACAGCTTGATTCGCTGCCTAAACTGGAATGAGAGATTGGATCAAAAAGCCTTGTAA
- the LOC18592411 gene encoding NAD kinase 2, chloroplastic isoform X1, whose product MKRLSPVVGLSPPFKFGRESKVSGFGLGFGLKRKVVVRKRLKLVVRAELSKSFSFNLGLDSQTIQSHDVSQLRWIGPVPGDIAEVEAYCRIFRTAERLHAALMDTLCNPLTGECIVSYDFTPEEKPLVEDKIVSVLGCMLSLLNKGREDVLSGRVSIMNNFRMADISVMDDKLPPLALFRSEMKRCCESLHVALENYLTPDDFRSLNVWRKLQRLKNACYDLGFPRKDEHPCHTLFANWQPVCLSTSKEEIESKDCEIAFWRGGQVTEEGLKWLIEKGFKTIVDLRAEIVKDNFYQAAMDDAISSGKVEFVKIPIEVGTAPSMEQVEKFASLVSDFNKKPIYLHSKEGVWRTSAMVSRWRQYMTRFASQFVSNQSMSPSDTPSKAANGSGEMQASSSSEEKLKLQETLNVSHGSNGAHKNEVFSDNDKEDQRICGANNDLVSSQVMTSEEAVDNAEGTMINIFENIDPLKAQIPPCNIFSRKEMSMFLRSKKISPPMYFNHQLKRLETLPFSRETSTRAAWGNKVVHANAKSQLAEAGSSNGLFSATNQSQEHHSTAAGRGKYLNGGSYATSSTKVNGFVEGERYSMTETKAATLDGNFNEHVTSTSFSKRQKSNGKAFSDSNDDELGSIEGDMCASATGVVRVQSRKKAEMFLVRTDGFSCTREKVTESSLAFTHPSTQQQMLMWKSTPKTVLLLKKLGPELMEEAKEVASFLYYQEKMNVLVEPDVHDIFARIPGFGFVQTFYSQDVSDLHERVDFVACLGGDGVILHASNLFRGAVPPVVSFNLGSLGFLTSHTFEDYRQDLMQVIHGNNTADGVYITLRMRLQCEIFRNGKAVPGKVFDVLNEVVVDRGSNPYLSKIECYEHDRLITKVQGDGVIVATPTGSTAYSTAAGGSMVHPNVPCMLFTPICPHSLSFRPVILPDSARLELKIPDDARSNAWVSFDGKRRQQLSRGHSVRISMSQHPLPTVNKSDQTGDWFHSLIRCLNWNERLDQKAL is encoded by the exons ATGAAGAGGTTGTCTCCGGTGGTCGGCCTGTCACCCCCCTTTAAGTTCGGTAGAGAGAGCAAGGTGTCCGGTTTTGGACTCGGATTCGGGTTGAAGCGGAAAGTGGTGGTAAGGAAAAGGCTGAAGCTTGTAGTGAGGGCGGAGTTATCCAagtctttttccttcaatctGGGTCTGGACTCTCAG ACTATCCAGTCACATGATGTATCGCAGTTGCGTTGGATTGGTCCGGTTCCTGGGGATATAGCAGAAGTCGAGGCTTATTGTAGAATTTTTAGAACAGCTGAAAGGCTCCATGCTGCTTTGATGGACACTTTATGCAATCCATTGACGGGTGAATGTATTGTTTCGTATGATTTCACACCAGAGGAAAAACCATTAGTGGAGGATAAGATTGTGTCTGTGCTTGGTTGCATGCTATCTCTCTTAAACAAAGGAAGAGAGGATGTTCTTTCAGGAAGAGTCTCAATTATGAATAATTTTCGTATGGCAGATATAAGTGTGATGGATGATAAGCTTCCACCACTTGCTCTTTTCCGGAGTGAGATGAAGAGGTGTTGTGAGAGCTTACATGTTGCCCTGGAGAACTATTTGACACCTGATGATTTTCGAAGCCTGAATGTTTGGAGGAAGTTGCAAAGGTTGAAGAATGCTTGTTATGATTTGGGTTTTCCACGCAAGGATGAGCATCCGTGCCATACATTGTTTGCAAACTGGCAACCTGTTTGTTTGTCTACATCTAAAGAAGAGATAGAGTCAAAAGATTGTGAGATAGCATTTTGGAGGGGTGGTCAAGTAACAGAGGAAGGCCTGAAGTGGTTGATTGAAAAGGGATTTAAAACCATTGTTGATCTAAGAGCTGAGATTGttaaggataatttttatCAAGCAGCCATGGATGATGCTATTTCTTCTGGGAAAGTTGAGTTTGTAAAAATTCCAATTGAGGTTGGAACTGCACCATCAATGGAGCAGGTTGAGAAGTTTGCATCTTTGGTTTCAGATTTCAATAAAAAGCCCATCTATCTCCATAGTAAGGAAGGAGTATGGAGAACTTCCGCAATGGTCTCTAGATGGCGGCAGTACATGACTCGCTTTGCATCTCAGTTTGTCTCAAATCAGTCTATGAGTCCCAGTGATACACCTTCAAAAGCTGCAAATGGATCAGGAGAAATGCAGGCATCTTCGAGTTCGGAAGAAAAGCTCAAGTTACAAGAGACATTGAATGTGAGTCATGGTTCAAATGGAGCACATAAGAATGAAGTCTTCTCAGACAATGATAAAGAAGATCAGCGAATTTGTGGGGCCAACAATGACCTTGTTTCCAGCCAAGTTATGACATCAGAGGAAGCAGTTGATAATGCGGAAGGAACTATGATAAACATCTTTGAGAATATTGATCCTCTAAAGGCTCAGATTCCTCCTTGCAATATTTTCTCCAGAAAAGAAATGTCCATGTTTCTGAGAAGTAAAAAGATCTCTCCTCCAATGTATTTCAATCATCAGCTCAAAAGATTAGAAACCCTGCCTTTTTCAAGAGAAACATCTACTAGAGCAGCATGGGGAAACAAGGTGGTTCATGCTAATGCTAAATCCCAGCTTGCAGAGGCAGGAAGTTCCAATGGATTGTTTAGTGCTACAAATCAATCGCAAGAGCATCACAGTACTGCTGCTGGCAGAGGAAAGTACTTGAATGGTGGTAGTTATGCTACCAGTAGCACAAAAGTGAATGGATTTGTTGAAGGGGAAAGGTATTCCATGACTGAAACCAAAGCTGCAACGTTAGATGGGAATTTCAATGAGCATGTTACATCTACCTCGTTTAGCAAGAGACAGAAGAGCAATGGTAAGGCCTTCTCAGATtcaaatgatgatgaattgggATCGATTGAGGGAGACATGTGTGCTTCTGCAACTGGTGTTGTAAGAGTGCAGTCACGAAAGAAAGCAGAGATGTTTTTAGTGCGGACAGATGGGTTCTCCTGTACCAGGGAAAAGGTAACTGAATCCTCCTTGGCCTTCACTCATCCTAGCACCCAGCAACAGATGCTTATGTGGAAGTCTACACCAAAGACTGTATTACTGTTAAAGAAGCTGGGGCCTGAACTAATGGAAGAAGCTAAAGAG GTTGCTTCTTTTTTGTattatcaagaaaaaatgaatGTCCTTGTTGAACCTGATGTCCATGACATATTTGCTAGAATCCCTGGGTTCGGATTTGTCCAAACCTTTTATAGTCAAGATGTCAG TGATCTGCATGAGAGGGTTGATTTTGTGGCATGCTTGGGTGGAGATGGGGTTATATTGCATGCATCAAATTTATTTAGAGGTGCTGTACCACCTGTTGTATCATTTAATCTTGGATCTCTTGGATTTCTCACTTCCCACACT TTTGAAGACTACAGGCAAGACTTGATGCAGGTCATCCATGGTAATAACACGGCAGATGGTGTTTACATAACTCTTAGAATGCGCCTACAGTGTGAAATTTTTCGAAATGGTAAAGCAGTGCCAGGAAAAGTATTTGATGTCCTGAATGAGGTCGTTGTCGATCGTGGTTCTAATCCGTACCTTTCTAAGATTGAATGTTATGAACATGACCGACTTATAACAAAG GTGCAAGGTGATGGAGTCATAGTAGCCACACCTACTGGGAGCACTGCTTACTCTACAGCTGCTGGAGGTTCCATG GTTCATCCAAACGTTCCTTGCATGCTTTTTACACCTATCTGCCCACATTCCCTCTCATTTAGACCAGTTATACTTCCTGATTCTGCAAGGCTTGAATTGAAG ATCCCTGATGATGCTCGTAGTAATGCTTGGGTTTCTTTTGATGGTAAGAGAAGGCAGCAACTCTCACGAGGACATTCTGTCAGAATATCTATGAGCCAGCACCCCCTTCCAACTGTTAATAAATCTGATCAAACAGGTGATTGGTTCCACAGCTTGATTCGCTGCCTAAACTGGAATGAGAGATTGGATCAAAAAGCCTTGTAA
- the LOC18592410 gene encoding 1-aminocyclopropane-1-carboxylate oxidase 5 — MAIPVLDFSQLNGEERAKTLAQIANACEEWGFFQLVNHGIPEELLERVKKVSTKFYKLEREENFKNSKLVNLLDETGERLENVDWEDVVTLLDDNDWPSKTPGFEETMKEYRFELKKLAEKVMEVMDENLGLPKGYIKKAFNDGEGGDNAFFGTKVSHYPPCPHPERVNGLRAHTDAGGVILLFQDDKVGGLQVLKDGEWVDVQPLPNTIVINTGDQIEVLSNGRYKSAWHRVMSSTDGNRRSIASFYNPSLSATIAPAPQLVEKTNQQVEQTYPKFVFGDYMSVYVQQKFLPKEPRFQAVRAM; from the exons ATGGCGATTCCCGTGCTTGATTTCTCTCAGCTCAATGGTGAGGAGAGGGCCAAGACACTGGCTCAGATTGCAAATGCATGCGAGGAATGGGGGTTCTTTCAG CTGGTGAACCATGGGATTCCAGAGGAGCTGCTGGAGAGAGTGAAGAAGGTTTCAACCAAGTTCTATAAGCTGGAGAGGGAAGAGAATTTCAAGAACTCAAAGCTGGTGAATTTGTTGGATGAGACTGGTGAAAGGTTGGAGAATGTGGACTGGGAAGATGTCGTTACTCTCTTGGATGATAATGACTGGCCATCCAAAACACCCGGATTCGA GGAAACCATGAAGGAATACAGATTTGAGTTGAAGAAATTGGCCGAAAAGGTCATGGAAGTAATGGATGAAAACTTAGGCTTACCAAAGGGATACATCAAGAAGGCATTCAATGACGGAGAAGGTGGTGATAATGCCTTCTTTGGGACCAAGGTGAGCCACTACCCACCATGTCCTCACCCCGAGAGAGTGAATGGTCTTCGAGCTCACACCGATGCAGGTGGTGTCATCTTACTGTTTCAAGATGACAAGGTGGGAGGCCTTCAAGTCCTGAAAGATGGGGAATGGGTTGATGTGCAGCCCTTGCCGAACACCATTGTCATCAACACTGGTGATCAGATAGAGGTCCTGAGCAATGGCCGATACAAGAGTGCTTGGCACCGTGTTATGAGCTCCACTGACGGGAACAGGCGATCGATCGCCTCATTTTACAATCCATCCCTTAGTGCCACCATAGCTCCTGCACCACAGCTGGTGGAGAAAACAAACCAACAAGTGGAACAAACTTATCCCAAGTTTGTTTTTGGTGACTACATGTCTGTTTATGTTCAGCAAAAGTTCCTCCCCAAAGAACCCAGGTTCCAAGCTGTAAGGGCCATGTAA
- the LOC18592412 gene encoding DNA topoisomerase 2-binding protein 1-A, translating to MMMLKTKAFKGSSVFMSRNLVPPEVFDKLHGVLKDSGAQVFLCCDPSRNGPDDFHVISSIDHEKFEDLRAKGCNLLGPQCVLSCAKENRALPKQGFTCCLAMDGLKVLASGFDMDEKVKIEKLVTAMGGVLHTKASLDVSFVVVKNVLAAKYKWALNVLKKPIVTLHWLYQCWGEHRVVPQESYRVLPFSGLTICVTRIPADERKEIEKLIIQNGGKYSAELTKKCTHLICDAPEGDKYKVARRWGHVHIVVRKWFDQSIARRACLNEESYPVQGGCSSSKKSVSGSLSTQHSQDKFRGSSLSATSSMISEFNLSTVPPTGVGDPDLEATLSQNIPSMVSDAQVIVKEDGGEAPTLQPSNETKLDGCVANDSESEDNDLYLSDCRISLVGFEASEMRKLVMMVRRGGGSRYMSCNDKLTHIVVGTPSEVEKKEVRSFAASGVMHVVKSNWLEDCDRQKKEIPVQQRHIAYDLLLPKDSVQSVKGAVIGMVSSNQSKSSVLANSGTGMSSFLGDNLDDKTKINRNGDKSLEATVRSSKQGVPPTVNSTNNGWQKQHCGSIVLNLKNGMSSTVFKGKLFCFSNSFPEDRRAEIVEWVDQGGGEVVDDHVKQSVNFIIECHGVISRSIIDSQITYVSTHWVRSCLEDGCLLDVGCHILYSPLPCQIPFPGFKSFRFCVSQYEEKDRLLLRNLCFILGAKFVEKLTKKVTHLLCKFTSGPKYEAACKWGIYSVTAEWIYECVSQNKVVSLDPFFPKEVTAQDREAGLCTVSQFPTQAVQMMSVDIPSQFMTQSQDLRTQTLGGKIESIIGGRDEAEQSNVHLKRARCMEEDDQNGLLASVVHLCEPVLNENSTENNKSKIVGEAAQVLPDVAAAIEDLLEQTSKIHDQKSPERNGCDKSIFSSDRTGLCQDHTDSHSVIGLSRHWLNRTVKKDETCSYSGDGNAGLYDGFSETQTESQVVGYEEDLSGRQMLIDRVRTRSSMA from the exons CGATGACTTCCACGTCATCTCTTCCATTGATCAC gaGAAATTTGAGGATCTCAGAGCCAAAGGCTGTAATTTGCTAG GTCCTCAATGCGTGCTTTCCTGtgcaaaagaaaatagagcTTTACCTAAACAAGGATTTACTTGCTGCCTTGCAATGGACGGCCTCAAAGTACTAGCATCTGGTTTCGACATGGATGAAAAG GTTAAGATTGAAAAATTAGTCACAGCCATGGGGGGAGTATTGCACACTAAAGCATCTTTAGATGTTAGCTTCGTCGTTGTAAAGAATGTTCTAGCTGCAAAGTATAAG TGGgctttaaatgttttaaagaaacCAATTGTTACTCTTCATTGGTTATATCAATGCTGGGGTGAGCACCGTGTTGTTCCTCAGGAGTCATACAgggttcttcctttttctggATTGACTATCTGTGTTACCAGAATTCCTGCAG ATGAGCGAAAGGAGATTGAAAAGCTTATCATACAAAATGGTGGAAAATATTCGGCTGAACTCACCAAGAAGTGCACACATTTGATTTGTGAT GCTCCTGAAGGTGACAAGTATAAAGTTGCCCGAAGATGGGGCCACGTTCATATTGTAGTTCGGAAATGGTTTGACCAATCCATTGCTAGACGAG CATGTCTTAATGAGGAGTCCTATCCTGTCCAGGGTGGCTGTTCATCTTCAAAGAAAAGTGTGAGTGGTTCCTTGTCAACACAGCATAGTCAAGACAAGTTTAGAGGAAGTTCTTTGTCTGCAACATCCTCAATGATTAGTGAATTTAATTTGTCCACCGTGCCTCCTACTGGAGTGGGAGATCCAGATCTTGAAGCTACTCTCTCGCAGAACATCCCTTCTATGGTATCAGATGCTCAGGTCATTGTTAAAGAGGATGGTGGTGAAGCACCAACTTTGCAGCCCTCTAATGAAACAAAGCTTGATGGTTGTGTTGCCAATGACTCTGAATCGGAAGACAATGATCTATACTTGTCAGACTGTAGAATTTCACTTGTTGGCTTTGAAGCTTCTGAGATGCGTAAGCTGGTTATGATGGTGCGTAGAGGTGGTGGATCCCGGTATATGTCATGcaatgataaattgacacataTAGTTGTCGGGACTCCATCTGAAGT GGAAAAGAAAGAGGTAAGAAGCTTTGCAGCTTCAGGTGTCATGCATGTGGTAAAAAGCAACTGGCTTGAAGACTGTGATCgtcaaaagaaagaaatcccTGTTCAACAGAGGCACATTGCATATGACTTACTACTTCCTAAAG ATTCTGTACAGTCTGTCAAAGGAGCGGTGATAGGAATGGTCAGTTCTAATCAAAGTAAATCCTCGGTTCTTGCAAACTCTGGAACTGGAATGTCATCATTTTTAGGGGACAATCTAGATGATAAGACGAAAATCAACAGGAATGGTGACAAGTCTTTGGAAGCCACTGTAAGATCATCCAAGCAAGGCGTACCTCCTACAGTAAATAGTACCAATAATGGTTGGCAGAAGCAGCATTGCGGCTCCATAGTCCTAAATCTTAAGAATGGGATGTCATCAACTGTATTTAAGGGGAAATTattttgcttttcaaattcatttcctGAAGATAGG AGAGCTGAAATTGTTGAATGGGTGGATCAAGGTGGAGGAGAGGTTGTTGATGATCATGTTAAACAGAGTGTGAATTTCATTATCGAGTGTCATGGTGTGATATCCAGGTCTATCATTGATTCCCAAATTACTTATGTTTCCACTCATTGGGTCCGATCTTGTTTAGAG GATGGATGCTTGCTTGATGTTGGTTGTCACATTCTTTATTCACCACTTCCCTGTCAAATTCCTTTTCCTGGGTTTAAAAGCTTTCGGTTTTGTGTTTCACAATATGAAGAGAAGGATAGACTGCTGTTAAGAAATCTGTGCTTTATTCTTGGAGCCAAGTTTGTGGAAAAACTTACAAAAAAGGTGACCCATTTATTATGCAAGTTCACTAGTGGACCAAAATATGAGGCTGCATGTAAATGGGGAATATACTCAGTTACAGCAGAGTGGATATATGAATGTGTGAGTCAG AATAAAGTTGTTTCTCTGGATCCATTTTTCCCAAAAGAAGTTACTGCTCAAGATCGAGAGGCAGGATTATGCACCGTGAGCCAATTTCCAACACAAGCTGTTCAAATGATGTCTGTAGACATTCCGTCTCAGTTTATGACTCAATCACAGGACCTGAGAACACAAACTCTTGGTGGTAAAATTGAAAGTATTATTGGTGGTAGAGATGAGGCCGAACAATCAAATGTTCATCTTAAAAGAGCAAGGTGCATGGAAGAAGATGATCAAAATGGTCTGCTTGCTTCTGTAGTACATTTATGCGAGCCTGTTTTGAACGAGAATTCTACTGAAAACAACAAATCAAAAATTGTGGGGGAAGCTGCTCAAGTTTTGCCTGATGTAGCGGCTGCTATAGAAGACTTACTTGAGCAAACTAGTAAG ATTCATGATCAGAAGTCACCAGAGAGGAATGGGTGTGATAAAAGT ATCTTTTCATCTGATCGTACGGGCCTTTGTCAAGACCATACTGACTCTCATTCTGTTATTGGGTTATCTAGACATTGGTTAAACCG GACTGTGAAAAAAGATGAAACCTGCAGTTATTCTGGAGATGGGAATGCCGGCCTATATGATGGTTTCAGTGAAACACAAACTGAGTCTCAG GTTGTGGGTTATGAAGAAGATTTGTCGGGCAGGCAAATGCTTATAGACAGAGTTCGAACCCGGAGTAGCATGGCCTGA